From Gopherus flavomarginatus isolate rGopFla2 chromosome 7, rGopFla2.mat.asm, whole genome shotgun sequence, the proteins below share one genomic window:
- the LOC127055103 gene encoding cytochrome P450 4B1-like, with the protein MKSVLQTVMNPSGAWLNRAVSQTFHLMAVVCLACVVLKVIQLYWRKQKLLKIFKSFPGPPTHWLYGHLQMLQQEDELDNTASWAEQYPHCHPMWYGGFLGFLSINHPEYAKAVYSRGDPKSLVIYSFLFPWIGQGLLILNGPKWFQHRRLLTPGFHYDLLKPYVTMMADSVRVMLDKWEQLITQDKSVELFEHVSLMSLDSIMKCAFSYQSNCQTDSENLYIQTVMDLSLMVQQRIQTPLHHNHLVYWLSSQGRRFRKACRLSHKHTDKVIRERKESLKDEQELEKIQRRRHLDFLDILLSAKDENGAGLSDEDLRAEVDTFMFEGHDTTASGISWLLYCMALHPEHQQRCREEIKEILGDRETVQWDDFGKMTYTTMCIKEALRLYPPVPLVGRELSAPVTFVDGRTLPKGSLVSLNIYGLHRNPTVWHDPEVFDPLRFSPENSAGRHSYAFLPFAAGPRNCIGQQFAMNELKVALALTLLRFELSPDPAKPPIKIPQLVLRSKNGIHLHLKKLQ; encoded by the exons ATGAAATCTGTACTGCAGACAGTAATGAACCCTTCTGGGGCATGGCTGAACAGAGCTGTCTCCCAGACGTTTCACCTGATGGCTGTGGTGTGCCTTGCCTGTGTGGTTCTGAAAGTAATCCAGCTGTACTGGAGGAAACAAAAACTGCTCAAAATCTTTAAAAGTTTCCCAggacctcccacccactggctgTATGGCCACCTTCAAATG CTTCAACAAGAGGATGAACTAGACAATACAGCATCCTGGGCAGAACAATATCCACACTGTCACCCCATGTGGTATGGCGGTTTCTTAGGATTCTTGAGCATCAACCACCCAGAATATGCTAAGGCGGTCTACAGCAGAGGAG ACCCTAAGTCTCTTGTGATATACAGTTTCCTGTTTCCCTGGATTG GGCAAGGATTGTTGATCTTAAATGGGCCAAAGTGGTTCCAGCATCGGAGGCTGCTGACGCCAGGGTTTCACTATGATCTTTTGAAACCTTATGTGACCATGATGGCAGATTCTGTCCGCGTGATGCTG GATAAGTGGGAACAGCTGATCACACAGGATAAGTCAGTGGAGCTCTTTGAACATGTCAGCTTGATGTCTCTCGATAGCATCATGAAATGTGCCTTTAGTTACCAGAGCAACTGCCAGACTGACAG TGAGAACTTATATATCCAAACAGTCATGGACCTCAGCTTGATGGTGCAACAGAGAATCCAGACACCCTTGCATCACAACCATCTCGTTTACTGGCTCAGTTCTCAAGGGCGTCGATTCCGCAAGGCCTGCAGATTATCACATAAGCATACAG ATAAAGTGATCAGAGAAAGAAAAGAGTCCCTTAAAGATGAGCAAGAGCTTGAAAAGATCCAGAGGAGGCGCCACCTGGACTTTCTGGACATCCTTCTGAGTGCTAAA GATGAAAATGGAGCTGGATTATCCGATGAAGACCTACGTGCCGAGGTGGATACGTTTATGTTTGAAGGTCACGATACCACGGCCAGTGGGATCTCCTGGCTCTTGTACTGTATGGCTCTGCACCCAGAGCACCAGCAGAGATGCAGGGAAGAGATCAAAGAGATTCTGGGAGACAGAGAAACTGTTCAATG GGATGACTTTGGGAAGATGACCTACACCACCATGTGCATCAAAGAGGCTCTTCGTCTTTACCCTCCAGTACCTCTCGTAGGACGAGAACTCAGTGCACCTGTAACATTTGTTGATGGACGTACCTTACCAAAAG GATCCCTGGTTTCACTGAATATTTATGGTCTTCACAGAAACCCCACAGTCTGGCACGATCCAGAG GTCTTCGACCCTTTGAGATTCTCACCAGAGAACTCAGCTGGACGCCATTCCTATGCttttctgccttttgcagctgGACCCAG GAACTGCATCGGGCAGCAGTTTGCCATGAACGAGTTGAAGGTGGCTCTTGCGCTGACTCTGCTGCGCTTTGAACTCTCCCCTGATCCAGCCAAGCCCCCCATCAAAATACCTCAGCTCGTTTTGCGCTCCAAGAATGGGATTCACCTGCACCTGAAGAAACTTCAGTGA